The window TCCAGTTGCAATTCGAGCTGCTCAATCTGGCGGTCGAGCTTTTCCGACTTGCGGCCGAACTGCATGCGCCGCAGTTTGGCAATCATCAGTTTCAGATGTTCGATCTCTGCGGCCCGCGTGTTCAGCTGCGCTTCCAGGCCCAGGATCTGCTCATCGCGGGCCAACAGCAATTCATCGCGTGCCAACAGCAAAGCCTTCAAGGCTTCGATGTCGTTGGGCAGGTCGGCGGTGTTGAGCATGTGCCGAGTTTACGCGACCCGTTTCATGTTTACAAGGCCAACGTTGGCTGCCACGTCCGTTCCGGGCGCCGCCAGTCAATTCCCTCCAGCAGCATCGACAGCTGCGCCTGGCTTAGCGTGACGCTGCCACTGCTCGCTTGCGGCCAGACGAAACGGCCTTTCTCAAGCCGCTTGGCCAGCAGGCACAGGCCATCGCCGGTCCACCACAGCACTTTGATCATGTCGCCGCGCCGGCCACGGAACACGAACACGTGGCCGCTGTACGGATTCTCCTTAAGCGCACTGTCCACCTTTGCCGCCAGGCCGTTCATACCGGCGCGCATGTCGGTGATGCCGGCTGCAAGCCAGATGCGCGTGCCTGCGGGCAGCCCGATCATGGCAGCAGGCGCGCCAGCACTTGGGCCAGCGCCACCGCATCAACGCCACCTTCGAGCCGCAGCTGCGCACGGCCCACCGTCAGCAGCATGACGCCCGAAGCCGGTAGTGCAGGCTTGGCAGCCACGTCTGGCGAATCCAGAACGGTGACCGGCAT of the Massilia violaceinigra genome contains:
- the tnpB gene encoding IS66 family insertion sequence element accessory protein TnpB (TnpB, as the term is used for proteins encoded by IS66 family insertion elements, is considered an accessory protein, since TnpC, encoded by a neighboring gene, is a DDE family transposase.), yielding MIGLPAGTRIWLAAGITDMRAGMNGLAAKVDSALKENPYSGHVFVFRGRRGDMIKVLWWTGDGLCLLAKRLEKGRFVWPQASSGSVTLSQAQLSMLLEGIDWRRPERTWQPTLAL